One part of the Microlunatus elymi genome encodes these proteins:
- a CDS encoding Fis family transcriptional regulator: MTQNAHFDDELRAVVIEHLTVSDEAIAREACRWTTGVRDRIVEDNETLAAADLTAFAVEALKLGAYALAVTGQATDARAFEQLLKEVEDKTVRATDRATELTERVVKDASEAVTKATEASRKAFADAEETQRKEFTRAVDVAKKEFAAELHRLIGGDHPELASQLQVLLERFGTGLNERTQDSTNKLIEKAARQFDPSDPTSPMAKHIAAITSEQSKVAEQMDKNHRALAEKVEALVTALKVQEARTTLASVTPIKGNNFEAQIHALMQQIATGLGDEYADTTKTVGLVPRSKKGDGVLNVDGGSAQVVIEVTDSDRKGWVGYFDEAERNRGAQAALGIVRTREQNCDQSIRILGPRRVVMAFDPAEDDAELLRTAVMLLRTTAIAASIRTGSAEIETAEEKIADAIEELVKIDTVKKIAGTIQKNAGKIESECTKINTTIHRLLDDALTALAGAPHSEAAVAAVDATKGVA; encoded by the coding sequence ATGACGCAGAATGCACACTTCGACGACGAACTCCGCGCCGTCGTCATCGAACACCTCACCGTCTCCGATGAGGCGATCGCTCGCGAGGCCTGCCGCTGGACGACGGGCGTCCGCGACCGCATCGTCGAGGACAACGAGACACTGGCCGCGGCCGATCTGACCGCGTTCGCCGTCGAAGCGCTGAAGCTCGGCGCGTATGCACTCGCCGTGACCGGTCAGGCCACCGATGCCCGCGCGTTCGAGCAGCTGCTCAAGGAGGTCGAGGACAAGACCGTACGGGCCACCGACCGCGCAACCGAACTGACCGAGCGCGTGGTGAAGGATGCGAGCGAGGCCGTGACGAAGGCGACCGAGGCGTCGCGCAAGGCGTTCGCCGACGCCGAGGAGACTCAGCGCAAGGAGTTCACGCGGGCCGTGGACGTTGCCAAGAAGGAATTTGCCGCGGAGCTGCACAGGCTGATCGGCGGCGATCACCCGGAGCTCGCCAGTCAGCTGCAGGTGCTGCTCGAACGGTTCGGAACCGGGCTCAACGAAAGGACCCAGGACAGCACCAACAAGCTGATCGAGAAGGCGGCTCGTCAGTTCGATCCGTCCGATCCGACGTCTCCGATGGCCAAGCACATCGCCGCCATCACGAGCGAGCAGTCAAAGGTCGCCGAGCAGATGGACAAGAACCATCGCGCACTCGCAGAAAAGGTCGAGGCACTGGTGACCGCGCTCAAGGTGCAGGAGGCGCGTACGACGCTGGCCAGCGTCACGCCGATCAAGGGGAACAACTTTGAGGCCCAGATCCACGCGCTGATGCAGCAGATCGCGACCGGCCTCGGCGACGAGTACGCCGACACGACCAAGACCGTGGGGCTGGTGCCGCGGAGCAAGAAGGGCGACGGTGTGCTGAATGTCGACGGCGGATCCGCGCAGGTGGTGATCGAGGTCACCGACTCCGACCGCAAGGGGTGGGTCGGCTACTTCGATGAGGCCGAGCGCAATCGGGGTGCGCAGGCGGCACTGGGGATCGTACGGACCCGGGAGCAGAACTGCGATCAGAGCATTCGGATCCTCGGTCCGCGCCGGGTGGTGATGGCGTTCGATCCCGCCGAGGACGACGCCGAACTCCTGCGCACCGCAGTGATGCTGCTGCGCACGACGGCGATCGCGGCGTCGATCCGTACCGGCAGTGCGGAGATCGAGACCGCCGAGGAGAAGATCGCCGACGCGATCGAGGAGCTGGTCAAGATCGACACGGTGAAGAAGATCGCCGGCACCATCCAGAAGAACGCCGGCAAGATCGAAAGCGAGTGCACCAAGATCAACACCACAATTCACCGGCTGCTCGACGACGCCCTGACTGCTCTTGCCGGTGCGCCGCACTCGGAGGCTGCTGTCGCGGCCGTCGATGCCACCAAGGGCGTCGCATAA
- a CDS encoding class I SAM-dependent DNA methyltransferase encodes MTMPPRTKKKEPQAPSTMKELKDTLWKAADRLRGSLSANQYKDVILGLVFLKYVSDAYEERREAIRAELQSEYDEDQIADLIDDPEEYQGYGVFVVPPEARWSFLAENAKGTSGTDGQIEQNIGSLVDRAMDAIMNANENLRGTLPRLYNRDNIDQRRLGELIDLFNSARFSRQGEHRARDLMGEVYEYFLGNFARAEGKRGGEFFTPRSVVRVLVEVLEPNKGRVYDPCCGSGGMFVQTDAFIREHDGDPKDIAIYGQESIEETWRMAKMNLAIHGIDNKGLGSRWNDTFGRDMHADVEMDFVMANPPFNIKHWTRSVEDPRWTFGVPPANNANYAWIQHILSKLAPGGTAGVVMANGSMSSQSNGEGDIRARIVEADLVSCMVALPTQLFRSTGIPVCVWFFAKDKTAGKQGSIDRSGQMLFIDARELGYMVDRAERALTMEEIVKIGDTFHAWRGSPSAEAKDLQYEDVPGFCKSATLTEIKDAGYALTPGRYVGAAEAEDDGEPIDAKINRLTKELLEAFDESARLEKVVREQLERVDG; translated from the coding sequence ATGACGATGCCACCGCGTACGAAGAAGAAGGAGCCCCAGGCGCCTTCGACGATGAAGGAGCTCAAGGACACGTTGTGGAAGGCGGCCGACCGGCTCCGGGGCTCGCTGTCGGCCAACCAGTACAAGGACGTCATCCTCGGCCTGGTGTTCCTGAAGTACGTCTCGGACGCGTACGAGGAGCGGCGCGAGGCCATCCGGGCCGAGCTGCAGTCCGAATACGACGAAGATCAAATCGCCGACCTGATCGACGACCCGGAGGAGTATCAGGGCTACGGCGTGTTCGTTGTGCCGCCGGAGGCACGCTGGTCGTTCCTGGCCGAAAACGCCAAGGGAACATCAGGCACCGATGGACAGATCGAACAGAACATCGGCTCGCTGGTCGACCGCGCGATGGACGCGATCATGAACGCGAATGAGAATCTGCGCGGCACGTTGCCGCGGCTGTACAACCGGGACAACATCGATCAACGCCGGCTCGGCGAGCTGATCGATCTGTTCAACAGCGCGCGGTTCAGCCGGCAGGGCGAGCATCGGGCCCGCGATCTGATGGGCGAGGTTTACGAGTACTTCCTCGGCAACTTCGCTCGCGCGGAAGGTAAGCGGGGAGGCGAATTCTTCACCCCGCGCAGCGTGGTCCGGGTGTTGGTCGAAGTGCTGGAACCCAACAAGGGAAGGGTTTACGACCCGTGCTGTGGGTCAGGTGGCATGTTCGTGCAGACCGACGCGTTCATCCGCGAACACGACGGGGACCCGAAGGACATCGCGATCTACGGCCAGGAGTCGATCGAGGAGACCTGGCGGATGGCCAAGATGAACCTGGCCATCCACGGCATCGACAACAAGGGGCTCGGCTCGCGCTGGAATGACACGTTTGGCCGGGACATGCACGCCGATGTCGAGATGGACTTCGTGATGGCGAATCCGCCGTTCAACATCAAACACTGGACCAGGAGCGTTGAGGACCCGCGCTGGACCTTCGGCGTCCCGCCGGCCAACAACGCCAACTACGCGTGGATCCAGCACATCCTGTCCAAGCTCGCACCCGGCGGCACCGCAGGTGTGGTGATGGCGAACGGTTCGATGTCGTCGCAGTCCAACGGTGAGGGCGACATCCGCGCTCGCATTGTCGAGGCTGATCTTGTTTCCTGCATGGTCGCGCTGCCGACCCAGCTCTTCCGCAGCACCGGAATCCCGGTTTGCGTTTGGTTCTTCGCCAAGGACAAGACCGCGGGCAAGCAGGGGTCCATCGATCGATCCGGCCAGATGCTCTTCATCGACGCCCGCGAGCTGGGCTACATGGTCGACCGGGCCGAGCGCGCGCTGACCATGGAAGAGATCGTCAAGATCGGCGACACCTTCCACGCCTGGCGCGGATCCCCTTCTGCAGAAGCAAAAGACCTGCAGTACGAGGACGTGCCCGGCTTCTGCAAGTCGGCGACGCTGACAGAGATCAAGGACGCCGGCTATGCGCTGACTCCGGGTCGCTACGTCGGTGCGGCTGAAGCAGAGGACGACGGCGAACCGATCGACGCCAAGATCAACAGGCTCACCAAGGAGTTATTGGAAGCCTTTGACGAGTCGGCGCGGTTGGAGAAGGTCGTCCGCGAGCAGCTGGAGCGGGTCGATGGCTGA
- a CDS encoding restriction endonuclease subunit S has protein sequence MAELIEYTLGELTINFDSARRPIKSSDRTSGETPYYGASGIVDWVVGHTHDGDFLLISEDGENLRSRSAPIAFETHGKVWVNNHAHVVAGRNPADTRLLRYALAQTDIAGYLTGSAQPKLSKSAMESIRLRLPTCDSRHAIAEVLGALDDKIAANDRTVRVLGNLSAALLEAELSKGQRSVPLGELATFHNRRRVPLSGRERESRNGTVPYYGAAGQLDTVDEALFNEPLSLVGEDGTVMRDGGQPVVQYIWGPSWVNNHAHVLTGNGISTELLSILLRRLNVAHLVTGAVQPKLSMGNLKSLEVAVPRDPTAIERRAQAHLAMHRATTDENTILARTRDELLPLLMSGKVRVGSKQVDARDFIATDGDQPVATE, from the coding sequence ATGGCTGAACTTATCGAATACACGCTTGGTGAGTTGACAATCAACTTTGACTCCGCACGGCGGCCGATCAAGTCGAGTGATCGGACCTCAGGGGAGACTCCGTACTACGGGGCGAGCGGCATCGTTGATTGGGTAGTTGGACACACCCACGACGGTGACTTCCTCCTTATATCCGAGGACGGTGAGAATCTCCGGTCACGGTCTGCCCCGATCGCATTCGAGACTCATGGCAAGGTGTGGGTCAACAACCACGCGCATGTGGTAGCCGGACGCAACCCGGCCGATACAAGATTGCTGCGGTACGCGCTGGCACAGACAGACATTGCCGGTTATCTGACGGGAAGTGCGCAGCCCAAGCTCAGCAAATCGGCAATGGAGTCAATACGACTTCGTCTTCCGACGTGTGACTCACGTCACGCCATCGCCGAAGTCCTGGGCGCCCTCGACGACAAGATCGCCGCCAACGACCGCACTGTTCGGGTGTTGGGGAACCTGTCGGCCGCGCTCCTTGAGGCGGAACTCTCCAAGGGCCAGAGGTCGGTTCCGCTTGGCGAGCTCGCAACGTTTCACAACCGGCGCCGTGTGCCGTTGTCCGGACGTGAACGCGAGTCACGCAACGGTACGGTTCCGTACTACGGCGCTGCAGGTCAGCTAGACACCGTAGACGAAGCCCTGTTCAATGAGCCGCTCTCGCTGGTTGGTGAAGATGGCACAGTCATGCGCGATGGCGGGCAGCCGGTCGTCCAATACATCTGGGGGCCAAGCTGGGTGAACAATCACGCCCATGTCCTGACAGGAAATGGGATCTCGACGGAGTTGCTCAGCATTCTTCTTCGTCGGCTGAACGTGGCTCATCTTGTGACTGGTGCCGTCCAACCGAAGTTGAGCATGGGCAATCTCAAGTCCCTCGAGGTCGCAGTGCCACGAGACCCGACCGCGATCGAGAGACGCGCACAAGCACATCTGGCAATGCACCGGGCAACTACGGACGAGAACACGATTCTCGCCCGGACCCGCGACGAGCTACTCCCGCTGCTGATGTCCGGCAAGGTCCGGGTCGGGTCGAAACAGGTCGACGCGCGTGACTTTATCGCCACGGACGGTGACCAACCGGTAGCGACAGAATAA
- a CDS encoding ATP-binding protein codes for MDTAVLLERLRRIGSELPWAEIKAAAHGLPKNAVETVSAFANGSGGTLILGIDEHQDFAPVEGFDPLAARDALADACANKIEPPCRADVVLEEHDGHPIVRLDVPELDPVAKPCFVVARGAYGGSFIRGGDGDRRLTHYEVTQLLSNRSQPTHDRDSVPGATLDDLDQELVRTYLARVRRRSPRLGQVADDRLLIRLGVASLDEKGEPHPTLAGLLCLGEYPQQFYPQLFVSFVVLPTTRMGETDPAGRRFLDNATIDGPIPAVVADVIAMAIRNMRVGAIISGIGREDRYDYPLDVIRELVVNAIMHRDYSPDARGAQIQIELYPDRLVIKNPGGLYGPITIGDLGSEDHQSTSRNQTLAAILADVELPGSRGETLCENRGTGLLSVMAELRRVGMSPPDFHIEPGHISVTVPQHALLSPETVDWIGSLGQSGLTDAQHLALAMMRNSGVATNATLQAWGVDRVTAGEALRELVARGIALRSGGRRYASYRLAEDALPIAMPSPPSTPTSSGTPGVEADLSAIVEAIRAGHTSSRAIQDQLGISQSTASRRLGELMKRGRVRSVHPKRSSRQEYRLIEPEEK; via the coding sequence ATGGACACGGCAGTGTTGCTCGAGCGACTGCGTCGCATCGGCTCCGAGCTGCCGTGGGCTGAGATCAAGGCGGCCGCGCACGGCCTACCGAAGAACGCGGTCGAGACTGTCAGCGCGTTCGCCAACGGATCCGGCGGCACTCTCATCCTCGGCATCGACGAACACCAGGATTTCGCGCCGGTCGAAGGATTCGACCCACTCGCTGCCCGGGATGCACTCGCTGACGCGTGCGCCAACAAGATTGAGCCGCCGTGCCGGGCTGACGTCGTCCTGGAGGAGCACGACGGCCACCCGATCGTGCGGCTCGACGTACCGGAACTTGATCCGGTTGCGAAGCCATGTTTTGTCGTCGCTCGGGGTGCCTATGGCGGCTCATTCATCCGCGGCGGCGACGGTGATCGACGGTTGACCCACTACGAAGTCACCCAATTGCTGTCGAACCGGAGCCAGCCGACTCATGACCGCGACTCGGTGCCTGGGGCGACCTTGGACGACCTCGATCAAGAACTTGTCAGGACGTACCTGGCCAGGGTTCGCCGGCGTTCGCCGCGTCTCGGCCAGGTCGCTGATGATCGCCTGCTGATCAGGTTGGGGGTGGCGAGTCTTGACGAGAAGGGAGAGCCGCATCCGACGTTGGCCGGGTTGCTCTGCCTGGGCGAGTATCCCCAGCAGTTCTATCCGCAGCTCTTTGTCTCCTTCGTCGTGCTGCCCACGACCCGGATGGGCGAGACAGACCCCGCGGGTCGCCGGTTCCTGGACAACGCGACGATCGATGGACCGATTCCTGCGGTGGTTGCTGACGTGATCGCCATGGCAATCCGCAACATGCGTGTCGGTGCAATCATCAGCGGGATCGGTCGTGAAGACCGTTACGACTACCCGCTCGACGTCATCCGGGAGCTAGTGGTCAACGCGATCATGCATCGCGACTACAGCCCCGATGCGCGTGGCGCCCAGATTCAGATCGAGTTGTATCCGGATCGCCTCGTGATCAAGAACCCCGGTGGGTTGTACGGCCCCATTACGATCGGCGACCTCGGCTCCGAGGACCATCAATCCACGTCCCGGAACCAAACCCTGGCAGCCATCCTGGCCGACGTTGAGCTTCCCGGATCGCGTGGAGAGACGCTGTGCGAGAACCGCGGAACCGGGCTGCTCAGCGTGATGGCGGAGCTGCGGCGCGTCGGTATGAGCCCGCCCGACTTCCACATCGAGCCGGGACACATCTCCGTGACCGTTCCTCAACACGCGCTGCTGTCGCCCGAAACAGTCGATTGGATCGGATCACTTGGTCAGAGTGGGCTGACCGACGCGCAACACCTTGCGTTGGCGATGATGCGCAACTCCGGTGTCGCTACCAACGCAACTCTGCAAGCGTGGGGAGTGGACCGTGTCACTGCCGGCGAAGCGCTCCGCGAGCTTGTGGCGCGTGGGATCGCGTTGCGCAGCGGAGGACGGCGCTACGCCAGCTACCGGCTGGCTGAGGACGCCCTCCCCATCGCGATGCCATCGCCGCCGTCGACCCCGACCTCCAGCGGGACACCTGGCGTGGAGGCCGACTTGTCGGCCATCGTCGAGGCGATCCGCGCCGGACACACCAGCAGCCGGGCAATCCAGGACCAACTCGGTATCTCGCAGAGTACGGCCAGCAGGCGCCTGGGTGAGTTGATGAAGCGTGGCCGCGTCAGATCGGTCCATCCCAAGAGGAGCAGCCGACAGGAATACCGGCTGATCGAACCCGAGGAGAAGTGA
- a CDS encoding type I restriction endonuclease subunit R — protein sequence MVSEAQWEQIALDRLAEHGWEHLDGIKIAPGADNGRASWDELIMRERTMAVMRRLNPQVPATYLQQALDEVIAPKSQDARAENFRLHQILVDGYRGLSYIDDDGIEQTPTIRLVSNSVEDNEFLAVNQVTIRSAEVQRRFDIVLYLNGLPVVIMELKKAGSEQADIDAAYGQLQTYLREFPLAFRFCVATVITDGIIARYGTPFTPLNHYAPWNVDDDGRRLTTGTEVTDDDLGVELEYLIDGICNLERFLQLQRNFVAFDTDGGELSKRIAKPHQYFAVTKAVGSTVDAVESNGKAGVVWHTQGSGKSMEMELYAHLVARQRKLKNPTIVVVTDRNELDSQLFETFRRSTLLSEEPVKINSRKQLRDELTQRMTGGIYFTTLQKFGLTEVERSTGQDHALLSDRRNIIVVVDEAHRSHYDDLDGFARHIRDALPNAAFIAFTGTPISFVDRNTREVFGNVIDTYDLTRAVQDGATVPVHFEPRLITVKLAGSVTEEDLDEAADEATLGLDDVERDRIEKAVAVINAVYGAPVRLAELAKDILGHWDERSAAMRPFIGSPGKAFIVGATREICANLYEEIVKLRPEWHDGAIDKGVIKVVYSGATKDPELIMKHVRRQSDTKVIQKRLKDAEDPLQIVIVKDMMLTGFDAPPLHTLYLDRPLKGALLMQTLARVNRTFRGKPDGLLVAYAPLAENLNRALAEYTETDQAEKPVGRDIDEAVAAARELIKELDNLCSGYDWRSRLMGDAKSSIKTATGLADYLRSPETPGNQVADGEEAVGHRFRRLASQLARAWALAAGSQTMEDLRQTVRFYEDVRVFMGKFDAAERQASGQPVPEEIQRMLSGLVASSAATGEIVDIYQAAGIPKPSLSDLGPDFAAKAQHAENPHLAIEAIRDLLTSESGSVTRNNIVRQRAFSERIKELMNKYTNQQLTSAEVIAELIELAKEVAQESNRGKDFAPPLSHDELAFYDVVYTNESAVQLQGKDVLAQIARELVEVMRRDVKTDWTVRDDVRAKLRSSIKRLLVKYKYPPDKQPAAIKLVIEQMEVLAPLYAA from the coding sequence ATGGTCAGCGAAGCGCAGTGGGAGCAGATCGCTCTTGATCGACTGGCCGAGCACGGCTGGGAACATCTGGACGGAATCAAGATCGCGCCGGGCGCCGACAACGGCCGCGCCAGCTGGGACGAGTTGATCATGCGTGAACGCACCATGGCGGTGATGCGTCGGCTCAACCCGCAGGTTCCGGCGACCTATCTCCAGCAGGCGTTGGACGAGGTCATCGCGCCGAAGTCACAGGACGCGCGGGCGGAGAACTTCCGGCTGCATCAGATCCTGGTCGACGGCTATCGCGGGTTGAGCTACATCGATGACGACGGCATCGAGCAAACGCCGACGATCCGTCTGGTCAGCAACTCCGTTGAGGACAACGAATTCCTGGCAGTCAACCAGGTCACCATCCGATCCGCAGAAGTCCAGCGACGCTTCGACATCGTGCTCTACCTGAACGGCCTGCCGGTCGTGATCATGGAGCTGAAGAAGGCCGGTTCCGAGCAGGCCGACATCGATGCCGCGTACGGTCAGCTGCAGACGTACCTGCGAGAGTTCCCGCTAGCCTTCCGGTTCTGCGTCGCGACGGTGATCACCGACGGAATTATCGCGCGATACGGCACCCCGTTCACTCCGCTCAATCACTACGCCCCGTGGAACGTGGACGACGACGGACGTCGCCTGACCACGGGCACCGAGGTCACCGATGATGATCTTGGTGTTGAGCTCGAGTACTTGATCGACGGCATCTGCAATCTGGAACGATTCCTACAGCTGCAACGCAACTTCGTCGCCTTCGACACCGACGGTGGTGAGCTGAGCAAGCGGATCGCCAAGCCACACCAGTACTTTGCCGTCACCAAGGCCGTCGGATCCACCGTTGACGCGGTGGAGAGCAACGGTAAGGCCGGCGTCGTCTGGCACACCCAGGGCTCCGGCAAGTCGATGGAGATGGAGCTTTACGCCCACCTCGTCGCACGTCAACGGAAACTGAAGAACCCCACGATCGTCGTCGTCACCGACCGCAACGAGTTGGACAGTCAACTCTTCGAGACCTTCCGGCGTTCGACCCTGCTGTCGGAGGAACCGGTCAAGATCAACTCGCGCAAGCAGTTGCGGGATGAGCTGACGCAACGGATGACCGGCGGCATCTACTTCACCACCCTGCAGAAGTTCGGGCTCACCGAAGTCGAACGCAGCACCGGACAAGATCATGCGCTGCTGAGCGACCGACGCAACATCATCGTCGTAGTCGACGAGGCGCACCGGAGCCACTACGACGATCTCGACGGGTTCGCCCGGCACATCCGCGACGCGCTGCCCAACGCCGCCTTCATCGCTTTCACCGGCACACCGATCTCGTTCGTCGATCGCAACACCCGTGAGGTTTTCGGCAACGTCATCGACACCTACGACCTCACTCGCGCCGTCCAGGACGGGGCGACCGTACCCGTGCACTTCGAGCCGCGACTGATCACCGTCAAACTCGCCGGCAGTGTCACCGAGGAAGATCTGGACGAGGCCGCTGACGAGGCGACGCTCGGCCTGGACGACGTCGAACGCGACCGGATCGAGAAGGCCGTTGCGGTGATCAACGCGGTCTACGGGGCGCCAGTTCGACTAGCCGAACTGGCCAAAGACATCCTCGGGCACTGGGACGAGCGGTCGGCAGCGATGCGTCCGTTCATCGGCTCGCCGGGGAAGGCGTTCATCGTTGGGGCGACGCGGGAGATCTGCGCCAACCTGTACGAGGAGATCGTCAAGCTCCGGCCGGAGTGGCACGACGGCGCGATCGACAAGGGTGTGATCAAAGTCGTCTATTCGGGCGCGACGAAGGATCCTGAGTTGATCATGAAACACGTCCGTCGACAAAGTGATACGAAGGTGATCCAGAAGCGGTTGAAGGACGCCGAGGATCCGTTGCAGATCGTGATTGTCAAGGACATGATGCTGACCGGATTCGACGCGCCGCCACTGCATACGCTGTATCTGGACCGGCCCTTGAAGGGCGCGCTGCTGATGCAGACGCTGGCCCGGGTCAACCGCACCTTCCGCGGCAAGCCGGACGGCCTGCTGGTCGCGTACGCACCCCTGGCAGAGAACCTCAACCGCGCACTCGCCGAATACACCGAAACAGATCAAGCCGAGAAGCCGGTTGGTCGCGACATCGACGAAGCGGTCGCCGCGGCGCGGGAGTTGATCAAGGAACTGGACAACCTGTGCTCGGGATACGACTGGCGCAGCAGGCTGATGGGAGACGCGAAGAGCTCGATCAAGACCGCTACCGGGTTGGCCGACTACCTGCGTTCGCCGGAAACACCGGGCAACCAGGTCGCCGACGGAGAAGAAGCCGTCGGGCATCGCTTTCGCCGACTTGCCAGCCAACTTGCGCGAGCGTGGGCGTTGGCAGCCGGCAGCCAGACCATGGAAGACCTGCGCCAGACCGTACGGTTCTACGAGGACGTCAGGGTCTTCATGGGCAAGTTCGATGCCGCCGAACGGCAGGCGTCGGGGCAACCCGTACCCGAAGAGATCCAGCGCATGCTCTCCGGCCTGGTCGCTTCGTCTGCGGCTACCGGCGAGATCGTCGACATCTATCAGGCTGCTGGCATCCCCAAGCCATCGCTTTCTGATCTTGGTCCGGACTTTGCGGCCAAGGCGCAACATGCGGAGAATCCGCATCTGGCGATCGAGGCGATTCGTGACCTGCTCACCAGTGAGTCCGGAAGCGTCACCCGCAACAACATCGTTCGGCAACGTGCCTTCTCGGAGCGGATCAAGGAGCTGATGAACAAGTACACCAATCAGCAGCTGACCTCGGCCGAAGTAATCGCGGAGCTGATCGAGTTGGCCAAGGAGGTTGCCCAGGAGAGCAACCGGGGCAAGGATTTCGCGCCTCCGCTGTCGCACGACGAGCTGGCGTTCTACGACGTCGTCTACACCAACGAATCGGCCGTTCAGCTGCAGGGCAAGGACGTGCTCGCCCAGATCGCCCGCGAACTGGTCGAGGTGATGCGCCGCGACGTCAAGACCGACTGGACCGTGCGTGATGACGTACGAGCCAAGCTGCGCTCGTCGATCAAACGCCTACTGGTGAAGTACAAGTACCCGCCGGACAAGCAGCCGGCCGCGATCAAGCTGGTGATCGAGCAGATGGAGGTGCTCGCACCGCTGTACGCCGCCTGA
- a CDS encoding IS256 family transposase, which translates to MSASDQQLVRELTDRARANGLQLTGQGGLLGRLTKMIVEGALEGEMDDHLGYAKHDPVGRDGGNSRNGYRAKTLLTEAGPVDVSVPRDRDGSFEPTIVAKRQRRLSGVEDLVISLSAKGLTTGEISAHLAEVYGAEVSKQTISTITDRVMEGLAAWQSRPLDPVYAVLFIDAIQVKIREGEVCNRPIYLALGVTADGERDVLGLWAGEHGDGEGAKYWLRVLTEIKNRGTNDVCMLVCDGLTGLPDAVSAVWDKTIVQTCIVHLLRNSFKYASKKDWGSVAKDLKPVYTAASEAEALDRFADFSSKWEKRYPAIIRLWTNAWAEFVPFLQFDREIRTVICTTNAIESINARLRRAVNARGHFPTEQAALKCLYLAIMSLDPTGRGRKRWTNRWKAALNAFDITFDGRLSAGRN; encoded by the coding sequence CTGTCGGCCAGCGATCAGCAGCTGGTGCGCGAGCTGACCGATCGGGCCCGGGCCAACGGGTTGCAGCTGACCGGTCAGGGCGGCTTGCTGGGCCGGCTGACGAAGATGATCGTCGAGGGCGCCCTGGAGGGTGAGATGGATGATCACCTGGGGTATGCCAAGCATGATCCGGTCGGCCGGGACGGCGGTAACTCCCGCAACGGCTACCGGGCCAAGACGCTGTTGACCGAAGCCGGGCCGGTTGATGTTTCGGTGCCGCGGGACCGGGACGGCAGTTTCGAGCCGACGATCGTGGCGAAGCGGCAGCGGCGACTGTCTGGGGTGGAGGACCTAGTGATCTCGCTGTCGGCGAAGGGACTCACGACCGGGGAGATTTCGGCGCACCTCGCCGAGGTGTATGGGGCGGAGGTGTCGAAACAGACGATCTCGACGATCACCGACCGGGTGATGGAGGGGCTGGCCGCCTGGCAGTCTCGTCCGTTGGACCCGGTGTATGCGGTGCTGTTCATCGACGCGATCCAGGTCAAGATCCGGGAGGGTGAGGTCTGCAACCGGCCGATCTACCTGGCCCTGGGTGTCACCGCCGACGGTGAGCGTGACGTGCTCGGCCTGTGGGCCGGTGAGCACGGCGACGGGGAAGGTGCCAAGTACTGGCTGCGAGTGCTGACCGAGATCAAGAATCGTGGCACCAACGATGTGTGCATGCTGGTCTGCGACGGGCTGACCGGACTCCCTGACGCGGTGTCGGCGGTGTGGGACAAGACGATCGTGCAGACCTGCATCGTGCATCTGCTGCGGAACTCGTTCAAATACGCCTCGAAGAAGGACTGGGGGTCGGTCGCCAAGGACCTGAAACCGGTGTATACCGCCGCCTCCGAGGCCGAAGCGCTGGACCGGTTCGCCGACTTCAGCTCCAAGTGGGAGAAGCGTTACCCGGCGATCATCCGGCTGTGGACCAACGCTTGGGCAGAGTTCGTCCCATTCCTGCAGTTCGACCGCGAAATCCGCACCGTGATCTGCACGACGAATGCGATCGAGTCGATCAACGCCCGACTCCGGCGAGCGGTCAATGCCCGCGGTCATTTCCCCACCGAGCAGGCAGCGCTGAAGTGCCTGTACCTGGCGATCATGAGTCTCGATCCGACCGGCCGAGGACGCAAACGCTGGACCAACCGATGGAAGGCAGCACTCAACGCCTTCGACATCACCTTCGACGGACGCCTATCCGCCGGACGCAACTAA
- a CDS encoding DUF4143 domain-containing protein, giving the protein MRQVRAPKVYVRDPGLLHRLLQLTDREDLLGHPKAGASWEGFIIEQFLAAADVADPHFWATHSVACQEEGTTGLP; this is encoded by the coding sequence ATGCGGCAGGTCCGGGCCCCGAAGGTGTACGTCCGTGATCCCGGCTTGCTGCACAGGTTGTTGCAGCTCACGGATCGAGAGGATCTGCTCGGTCACCCCAAAGCCGGCGCCAGTTGGGAAGGCTTCATCATCGAGCAGTTCCTCGCTGCTGCTGACGTAGCCGATCCGCACTTCTGGGCAACCCACAGTGTCGCCTGCCAGGAGGAAGGGACCACCGGTTTGCCATGA